In Trichoderma asperellum chromosome 1, complete sequence, a single window of DNA contains:
- a CDS encoding uncharacterized protein (EggNog:ENOG41): MATPGSGLEAIQGSNTFPRRKNVPASEFSLDSDVSASAPLKKSKLGRRGSKLGLKHLFGRKLSKAGESLPSPISLKSPSSLNSLNMLSNLGRRPPSRSGGGFRQSLADISGWPYGQQQAKSELALSTPDYPWDASHEQPDDSHDPRPHTPATGSSASSGKRAPGMSITRQPRPTLTVWTLPPLIRAYQQAHKQQTLSATTMPTETVLKLSEKSSVADMIVPLTETDTSMMSSAGISTGDKFRRRNRGDSLSAGNLQWTTKIYILVTAGYLLQYAGEGAIDRLPEKVLRLGASSAAFVTDMIPGRHFVLQVTSTTENNDRPPLTDPRSFLSKLSFRSPEKRNTSNMIMVFENAEDMDGWMTCLRSMIERLGGKRSISEADLLREAEAKLNEDAPTLRVREKPSLKSISVRDVSHSAQANSIPPSTAPQQERSSRIPDYSIPVVDFDSISHDLTYDDKSATNSIASHDGRQLDNLRDSSQRLSQLSSGQRTNLTSTTSSPAGSPVRERFPLSADITIIPETARPRPNASVIANRRVSLQTMGPFIGEASLGGDGMLEHHQLSPLPWANAAGNDVIPSPTEPRGTHIFGVSTSQSTGRRASHMKVASALDVKNFFSPPSPRDAVASTSRGSQRKLSNIRVGRPLSTVEDQPSPKENVMPERPVTSHNAETRPPLDIPSVPKLPRERLVSMPNVPQVLGRLSLPSRRLSLVPKLTTRSPSPSPITPPGFYLDENAHDSPRRLASLNALRKQLEAKTSSSTLGDASPLASPATDRSYSPLPSPLSASWTDKTKKNRSSVDDVDEFSRGFNLGFSWAAKRASIMSAFSDKSFPGEAHPIASIAESLPQLSPPPTGPLPAIPSRPSSSSSNYSKSMGRKKSLPRMAMPPPAPPPTCALPPLPPKAAVEA, encoded by the coding sequence ATGGCCACCCCTGGCAGTGGACTCGAGGCCATTCAGGGCAGCAACACATTTCCTCGAAGGAAAAATGTACCGGCTTCCGAATTCTCGCTTGACTCTGATGTCTCGGCTTCAGCTCCGttgaaaaagagcaaacTAGGCCGTCGAGGGTCCAAGCTCGGCCTAAAACACCTCTTTGGTCGCAAGTTATCTAAGGCGGGAGAGAGCCTACCATCACCCATTTCTCTCAAATCACCCAGTTCGCTCAACTCGCTCAACATGCTCAGCAACTTAGGCAGGCGGCCGCCTTCTCGgtctggcggcggctttcGACAGTCTCTCGCGGATATCAGCGGTTGGCCATATGGACAGCAACAAGCCAAGTCTGAACTTGCCCTTTCTACGCCAGATTATCCGTGGGATGCATCCCACGAGCAACCAGACGACAGCCATGATCCGCGTCCACATACTCCTGCCACcggctcttctgcttcttctgggaAGCGCGCGCCAGGCATGTCAATAACCAGGCAGCCTCGTCCGACTCTCACCGTCTGGACGTTACCGCCTCTCATCCGGGCGTACCAACAGGCGCACAAACAGCAAACGCTGTCTGCCACTACCATGCCGACAGAGACTGTTCTGAAACTCAGTGAGAAGTCTAGTGTGGCCGACATGATCGTACCTCTCACCGAAACAGACACAAGCATGATGAGCAGCGCTGGCATTAGCACCGGTGACAAGTTCAGGAGAAGAAACCGCGGAGACTCCTTGTCTGCCGGTAATCTGCAGTGGACCACCAAGATTTACATTCTTGTCACCGCTGGCTACTTGCTTCAGTATGCTGGAGAAGGCGCTATTGACCGTCTGCCTGAAAAGGTGCTGCGCTTGGGTGCGTCCTCGGCGGCATTTGTCACTGATATGATTCCGGGTCGCCATTTTGTGCTGCAGGTTACATCTACCACAGAGAACAACGACAGACCGCCATTAACCGACCCCCGATCCTTTCTCTCGAAGCTGTCCTTCCGATCGCCAGAAAAGCGCAACACATCCAATATGATCATGGTTTTTGAAAACGCCGAGGACATGGACGGCTGGATGACCTGCTTGCGGTCCATGATTGAACGGCTTGGAGGCAAAAGGAGCATCTCCGAGGCTGACCTGCTCAGAGAAGCCGAGGCCAAGCTGAATGAAGATGCCCCTACTTTGCGTGTTCGTGAGAAGCCAAGCCTAAAATCCATTTCTGTCAGAGATGTCTCTCATTCTGCACAAGCCAATTCCATTCCTCCCTCGACGGCACCCCAACAAGAACGAAGTTCTAGGATTCCTGATTACTCAATTCCTGTGGTTGACTTTGATTCTATAAGCCACGATTTGACATACGACGATAAGTCAGCAACCAACAGCATCGCATCCCATGACGGTCGCCAATTGGATAATCTTCGCGACAGCTCGCAGCGATTATCGCAGTTATCGTCTGGCCAGCGGACAAACTTGACATCGACCACTTCTTCGCCCGCGGGCTCGCCCGTGCGCGAAAGGTTCCCGCTATCAGCAGACATTACCATTATCCCGGAAACGGCACGGCCTAGACCCAACGCCAGCGTCATTGCAAATCGGCGAGTCTCACTGCAGACTATGGGACCGTTCATTGGGGAGGCCAGTCTTGGTGGAGATGGTATGCTGGAGCATCATCAACTCAGCCCACTTCCCTGGGCCAACGCCGCTGGAAATGATGTGATCCCATCCCCTACTGAGCCCCGTGGCACTCACATTTTTGGAGTCTCCACCTCGCAATCCACCGGCCGCCGGGCTTCTCACATGAAGGTGGCCTCTGCTTTAGATGTaaagaatttcttttctccgCCGTCACCAAGAGATGCTGTCGCTTCGACCTCCCGGGGATCGCAACGTAAGCTATCGAATATCCGTGTAGGGCGGCCCTTATCCACGGTTGAAGACCAGCCGTCCCCCAAAGAGAACGTCATGCCAGAGAGACCTGTGACGAGCCATAATGCGGAGACTCGGCCGCCCTTGGATATCCCCAGTGTCCCCAAGCTGCCTCGAGAGAGACTCGTGTCTATGCCAAACGTCCCGCAGGTGCTGGGGCGGCTGTCGCTGCCTTCACGACGCCTGAGCTTGGTGCCCAAGTTGACAACGCGGAGCCCCAGTCCGAGTCCCATCACTCCACCTGGCTTTTACCTCGATGAGAACGCACATGACAGCCCTCGGAGACTCGCCAGTCTCAACGCACTGCGAAAGCAGCTTGAGGCCAAAACTTCATCATCGACCCTTGGAGATGCTAGCCCCTTGGCATCGCCCGCCACTGACCGGTCGTACTCGCCATTGCCTTCACCCCTCTCGGCTTCTTGGACTgacaagacgaagaagaatcgATCCTCAGTCGACGATGTAGATGAATTCTCGCGGGGCTTTAATCTGGGCTTTTCTTGGGCAGCTAAGCGAGCTAGCATCATGTCTGCCTTTTCCGATAAGTCGTTTCCCGGGGAGGCGCATCCCATCGCAAGTATTGCAGAGTCGCTTCCCCAGctttcgccgccgccaacagGACCTCTTCCGGCAATTCCATCGAGGCCATCGTCCTCTTCTAGCAATTACTCCAAGAGTATGGGGCGCAAAAAGAGCCTGCCGCGGATGGCTATgccaccgccagcaccaccacctACATGTGCCCTGCCGCCATTGCCACCAAAGGCTGCGGTTGAGGCGTAA